In a genomic window of Ranitomeya imitator isolate aRanImi1 chromosome 5, aRanImi1.pri, whole genome shotgun sequence:
- the SF3B5 gene encoding splicing factor 3B subunit 5 yields the protein MTDRYTIHSQLEHLQSKYIGTGHADTTKWEWLVNQHRDSYCSYMGHFDLLNYFAVAENESKARVRFNLMEKMLQPCGPPVDKPDDN from the coding sequence ATGACGGACCGATACACCATCCACAGCCAGCTAGAGCATCTGCAGTCCAAGTACATCGGCACTGGCCATGCGGACACCACCAAGTGGGAGTGGCTGGTGAACCAGCACCGCGACTCGTACTGCTCCTACATGGGGCACTTCGACCTGCTCAACTACTTCGCCGTGGCCGAGAACGAGAGCAAGGCCCGGGTGCGATTCAACCTGATGGAGAAGATGCTGCAGCCGTGCGGACCGCCTGTGGACAAGCCGGACGACAACTAG